From Salvia splendens isolate huo1 chromosome 16, SspV2, whole genome shotgun sequence, a single genomic window includes:
- the LOC121770653 gene encoding homeobox-leucine zipper protein PROTODERMAL FACTOR 2-like isoform X1, whose amino-acid sequence MGAIITDISWTTYMQRARDLLVAVSSGAEEHKTWILDLAFSATEELRLLAQEHDSLWIFDVDHGYEILNQTEYKRRFEPLDPTLEEIFRLISQGKPRDLNENVECHVSCEGSRANGVVYRSPVCLVSMFMDEDKWTSTFSNIVSKAINLAGLTPGDMENATGSVQVVNSQLPICRYLCLFAYLTTRQMYAEFHICSPLISPRQMYFVRQSRQIDNNTWVVADVSLETIYPNPFPTSKRKPSGCLIQALGDGVSKVTWVEHYSEREGLAPSMFKALLESGVAYSAKRWISTLERQCERIATLEARDDSLNDKGSGAARNGLLKLAGRMSRLFNLKIFSTMESGWRGVTLPGVDGILIKNWLILDDLQQIPPRIAVSIATSVWLPVKQDQVFNFLRNEQSRAKWDILAHGMEVEEVVRISSPRNSTDSISVVSQCSKRGAITYLQESYNDSVACYIGYAPVDVWTMHHILQGGTADSVAVLPSGFVILPDGSTDQSSILTIAFQIIDEELTTPQELQESSLITACTLIRDTVSLIQTALLQELNWPPPS is encoded by the exons ATGGGAGCAATTATAACGGACATTAGTTGGACAACATATATGCAACGAGCGAGAGATCTCCTCGTGGCCGTCTCATCGGGTGCTGAGGAGCACAAGACATGGATTCTTGATCTTGCATTCTCCGCCACCGAAGAGCTCAGGCTATTGGCTCAAGAACATGACTCTTTGTGGATTTTTGACGTTGACCATGGCTATGAGATTCTTAATCAAACAGAATACAAGAGAAGATTCGAACCACTTGATCCAACTTTGGAGGAGATTTTTCGACTGATATCACAAGGGAAGCCGCGTGACCTCAATGAGAACGTCGAGTGTCACGTGAGCTGTGAAGGTTCTAGGGCCAATGGGGTGGTTTACAGAAGCCCTGTTTGCCTTGTGAGTATGTTCATGGATGAG GATAAATGGACATCAACATTCTCAAATATAGTCTCAAAGGCCATAAATCTAGCAGGTTTAACCCCAGGGGACATGGAGAATGCAACTGGATCTGTGCAAGTGGTAAATTCTCAACTACCTATCTGCCGATATCTTTGTTTGTTCGCTTACCTGACAACTAGGCAGATGTATGCAGAGTTTCACATCTGCTCTCCTCTTATCTCACCTCGACAAATGTACTTCGTAAGGCAGTCGAGGCAGATAGATAACAACACTTGGGTTGTCGCCGATGTTTCCCTGGAAACTATATACCCTAATCCATTCCCAACATCCAAAAGAAAGCCATCAGGCTGCCTGATTCAAGCCCTCGGGGATGGAGTATCAAAG GTTACTTGGGTGGAACACTATTCGGAACGTGAGGGCCTAGCGCCCTCTATGTTCAAAGCACTGCTGGAATCAGGGGTGGCATACAGCGCCAAGCGCTGGATTTCGACCCTGGAGAGACAATGCGAAAGAATAGCAACTCTAGAGGCGCGAGACGACTCTCTTAATGACAAAG GTTCAGGAGCTGCTAGGAATGGTCTATTGAAATTGGCAGGAAGAATGAGTAGACTTTTCAATTTGAAGATTTTCTCAACTATGGAAAGTGGATGGAGAGGAGTGACTCTACCAGGAGTTGATGGGATCCTAATCAAGAACTGGTTGATCCTTGATGATCTTCAACAGATCCCTCCTCGAATAGCCGTGTCCATCGCAACATCAGTCTGGCTACCTGTGAAGCAAGATCAAGTGTTCAACTTCCTAAGGAATGAGCAAAGCAGAGCTAAG TGGGATATTCTAGCACATGGTATGGAAGTTGAAGAAGTTGTACGCATTTCTTCACCTCGAAACTCCACAGACTCGATCTCAGTCGTTTCC CAATGCTCAAAGAGAGGCGCAATCACGTACCTGCAAGAGAGCTACAATGACTCCGTGGCGTGCTACATAGGCTACGCCCCGGTAGATGTCTGGACAATGCACCACATTCTGCAAGGAGGAACTGCAGATTCTGTGGCAGTCTTGCCTTCGGGGTTTGTCATTCTACCTGATGGATCTACGGATCAGAGCAGTATCCTCACCATTGCATTTCAGATCATCGATGAAGAACTAACAACACCACAAGAGCTGCAGGAAAGCTCACTGATCACGGCATGCACACTGATCAGAGATACAGTTTCTCTGATTCAAACAGCCCTTCTACAGGAATTGAATTGGCCTCCACCTTCCTAA
- the LOC121770653 gene encoding homeobox-leucine zipper protein PROTODERMAL FACTOR 2-like isoform X2: protein MGAIITDISWTTYMQRARDLLVAVSSGAEEHKTWILDLAFSATEELRLLAQEHDSLWIFDVDHGYEILNQTEYKRRFEPLDPTLEEIFRLISQGKPRDLNENVECHVSCEGSRANGVVYRSPVCLVSMFMDEDKWTSTFSNIVSKAINLAGLTPGDMENATGSVQVMYAEFHICSPLISPRQMYFVRQSRQIDNNTWVVADVSLETIYPNPFPTSKRKPSGCLIQALGDGVSKVTWVEHYSEREGLAPSMFKALLESGVAYSAKRWISTLERQCERIATLEARDDSLNDKGSGAARNGLLKLAGRMSRLFNLKIFSTMESGWRGVTLPGVDGILIKNWLILDDLQQIPPRIAVSIATSVWLPVKQDQVFNFLRNEQSRAKWDILAHGMEVEEVVRISSPRNSTDSISVVSQCSKRGAITYLQESYNDSVACYIGYAPVDVWTMHHILQGGTADSVAVLPSGFVILPDGSTDQSSILTIAFQIIDEELTTPQELQESSLITACTLIRDTVSLIQTALLQELNWPPPS, encoded by the exons ATGGGAGCAATTATAACGGACATTAGTTGGACAACATATATGCAACGAGCGAGAGATCTCCTCGTGGCCGTCTCATCGGGTGCTGAGGAGCACAAGACATGGATTCTTGATCTTGCATTCTCCGCCACCGAAGAGCTCAGGCTATTGGCTCAAGAACATGACTCTTTGTGGATTTTTGACGTTGACCATGGCTATGAGATTCTTAATCAAACAGAATACAAGAGAAGATTCGAACCACTTGATCCAACTTTGGAGGAGATTTTTCGACTGATATCACAAGGGAAGCCGCGTGACCTCAATGAGAACGTCGAGTGTCACGTGAGCTGTGAAGGTTCTAGGGCCAATGGGGTGGTTTACAGAAGCCCTGTTTGCCTTGTGAGTATGTTCATGGATGAG GATAAATGGACATCAACATTCTCAAATATAGTCTCAAAGGCCATAAATCTAGCAGGTTTAACCCCAGGGGACATGGAGAATGCAACTGGATCTGTGCAAGTG ATGTATGCAGAGTTTCACATCTGCTCTCCTCTTATCTCACCTCGACAAATGTACTTCGTAAGGCAGTCGAGGCAGATAGATAACAACACTTGGGTTGTCGCCGATGTTTCCCTGGAAACTATATACCCTAATCCATTCCCAACATCCAAAAGAAAGCCATCAGGCTGCCTGATTCAAGCCCTCGGGGATGGAGTATCAAAG GTTACTTGGGTGGAACACTATTCGGAACGTGAGGGCCTAGCGCCCTCTATGTTCAAAGCACTGCTGGAATCAGGGGTGGCATACAGCGCCAAGCGCTGGATTTCGACCCTGGAGAGACAATGCGAAAGAATAGCAACTCTAGAGGCGCGAGACGACTCTCTTAATGACAAAG GTTCAGGAGCTGCTAGGAATGGTCTATTGAAATTGGCAGGAAGAATGAGTAGACTTTTCAATTTGAAGATTTTCTCAACTATGGAAAGTGGATGGAGAGGAGTGACTCTACCAGGAGTTGATGGGATCCTAATCAAGAACTGGTTGATCCTTGATGATCTTCAACAGATCCCTCCTCGAATAGCCGTGTCCATCGCAACATCAGTCTGGCTACCTGTGAAGCAAGATCAAGTGTTCAACTTCCTAAGGAATGAGCAAAGCAGAGCTAAG TGGGATATTCTAGCACATGGTATGGAAGTTGAAGAAGTTGTACGCATTTCTTCACCTCGAAACTCCACAGACTCGATCTCAGTCGTTTCC CAATGCTCAAAGAGAGGCGCAATCACGTACCTGCAAGAGAGCTACAATGACTCCGTGGCGTGCTACATAGGCTACGCCCCGGTAGATGTCTGGACAATGCACCACATTCTGCAAGGAGGAACTGCAGATTCTGTGGCAGTCTTGCCTTCGGGGTTTGTCATTCTACCTGATGGATCTACGGATCAGAGCAGTATCCTCACCATTGCATTTCAGATCATCGATGAAGAACTAACAACACCACAAGAGCTGCAGGAAAGCTCACTGATCACGGCATGCACACTGATCAGAGATACAGTTTCTCTGATTCAAACAGCCCTTCTACAGGAATTGAATTGGCCTCCACCTTCCTAA
- the LOC121771497 gene encoding protein GRIM REAPER-like yields MAKTLNILNLLTILSLVLSLQHFQTSLSLEGDYYVLDSAPISTSARPRTSRFLTSAVKKGTSCDAKKNPNVCNGVWANKGTSLLYCCKKHCRNVLGDRNNCGVCGHKCRFGERCCGGVCTNVLGNNANCGKCGKKCSRGVKCEYGYCGYA; encoded by the coding sequence ATGGCCAAAACCCTAAATATCCTCAATCTCTTAACCATTCTCTCCCTTGTACTATCCCTCCAACATTTCCAAACCTCCCTATCCTTGGAGGGCGACTACTACGTCCTCGACTCCGCCCCCATTAGCACCAGCGCGAGGCCAAGAACCAGCCGGTTCTTGACATCCGCGGTCAAGAAGGGCACGAGCTGCGACGCCAAGAAGAACCCTAATGTGTGCAATGGGGTGTGGGCGAACAAGGGCACGAGCCTTCTCTACTGCTGCAAGAAGCACTGTCGCAACGTGCTAGGCGACCGCAACAACTGCGGGGTGTGTGGCCATAAGTGCCGCTTCGGGGAGCGGTGTTGCGGCGGCGTTTGCACGAATGTTTTGGGGAACAATGCTAATTGTGGGAAATGTGGCAAAAAGTGTTCTCGTGGGGTCAAGTGTGAGTACGGCTACTGTGGATATGCATGA
- the LOC121770654 gene encoding eukaryotic translation initiation factor 6-2-like — protein MATRLQYENNCEVGVFSKLTNAYCLVAIGGSENFYSTFEAELADVIPVVKTSIAGTRIIGRLCAGNKKGLLLPHNTTDQELQHLRNSLPDSVVVQRIEERLSALGNCISCNDHVALTHPDLDKETEELIADVLGVEVFRQTVAGNILVGSYCTFSNIGGLVHPHTSIEDLDELSTLLQVPLVAGTVNRGSDVIAAGLTVTDWTAFCGSDTTATELSVIESVFKLREAKPSALVDEMRKSLIDTYV, from the exons ATGGCAACAA GATTGCAATACGAGAATAATTGTGAGGTTGGGGTTTTCTCCAAGCTTACCAATGCATATTGCCTGGTTGCAATCGGGGGTTCGGAGAATTTTTACAG CACATTTGAGGCTGAGTTGGCTGATGTGATTCCTGTGGTCAAAACCTCCATTGCTGGTACTAGGATCATCGGACGCCTGTGTGCTGGAAATAAGAAGGGTTTGCTTTTGCCTCACAATACTACGGATCAAG AGCTTCAGCACTTACGGAACAGTCTCCCAGACTCTGTTGTTGTTCAGCGAATTGAGGAGAGATTATCTGCTCTCGGGAACTGTATTTCCTGCAATGATCACGTTGCTCTTACACATCCTGATCTTGACAAG GAAACTGAAGAATTGATTGCAGATGTGCTTGGTGTGGAAGTTTTCCGCCAGACTGTAGCAGGCAATATTCTTGTCGGCAGTTATTGTACCTTCTCCAACATAGGTGGCTTG GTTCATCCCCACACATCCATAGAAGATCTAGACGAACTCTCTACCCTCCTCCAAGTTCCTTTGGTGGCTGGGACAGTGAATCGTGGTAGCGATGTGATAGCTGCTGGCTTGACAGTCACTGACTGGACAGCTTTCTGTGGGTCAGACACGACTGCTACGGAGTTGTCTGTCATTGAGAGTGTGTTCAAGTTGAGAGAAGCTAAACCTAGTGCCCTCGTTGATGAAATGAGAAAATCATTGATTGACACCTATGTGTGA